The Zingiber officinale cultivar Zhangliang chromosome 10A, Zo_v1.1, whole genome shotgun sequence genome contains a region encoding:
- the LOC122026240 gene encoding ATP-dependent DNA helicase Q-like 4A isoform X2 yields the protein MTDPINFNSQAYIRNEPGDTMTWSSPTPSCYANQFGTTSAERQVFTPKLLDINYIEGSGDKKWKSLDFPWTKKLEANNRKVFGNHSFHPNQREVINATMSGCDVFVLMPTGGGKSLTYQANIPATYLGANIEWAEQQDIFREVMSDVCKYKLQYVTPEKIANYGDIQGREMLCIYWL from the exons ATGACAGATCCTATCAACTTTAACTCCCAGGCTTACATAAGAAATGAACCAGGAGATACTATGACTTGGAGCTCACCTACTCCATCCTGTTATGCAAACCAGTTTGGGACTACATCTGCAGAAAGACAAGTATTTACTCCAAAGCTTCTTGACATTAATTACATTGAAGGATCTGGAGATAAAAAATGGAAAAGTTTAGACTTTCCATGGACAAAGAAACTTGAG GCTAACAACAGAAAAGTGTTCGGTAATCACTCATTTCACCCCAATCAAAGAGAGGTGATCAATGCTACAATGAGTGGTTGTGATGTCTTTGTTTTAATGCCAACTGGTGGTGGAAAGAGTTTGACATACCAG GCAAACATTCCTGCTACTTATCTTGGTGCCAATATTGAATGGGCTGAACAACAGGATATTTTTCGGGAAGTGATGTCTGATGTTTGCAAATACAAATTGCAGTATGTCACTCCAGAAAAAATTGCAAA CTATGGTGACATCCAAGGTAGGGAAATGCTATGCATTTACTGGCTTTGA
- the LOC122026240 gene encoding ATP-dependent DNA helicase Q-like 4A isoform X1, with product MTDPINFNSQAYIRNEPGDTMTWSSPTPSCYANQFGTTSAERQVFTPKLLDINYIEGSGDKKWKSLDFPWTKKLEANNRKVFGNHSFHPNQREVINATMSGCDVFVLMPTGGGKSLTYQANIPATYLGANIEWAEQQDIFREVMSDVCKYKLQYVTPEKIANCSYGDIQGREMLCIYWL from the exons ATGACAGATCCTATCAACTTTAACTCCCAGGCTTACATAAGAAATGAACCAGGAGATACTATGACTTGGAGCTCACCTACTCCATCCTGTTATGCAAACCAGTTTGGGACTACATCTGCAGAAAGACAAGTATTTACTCCAAAGCTTCTTGACATTAATTACATTGAAGGATCTGGAGATAAAAAATGGAAAAGTTTAGACTTTCCATGGACAAAGAAACTTGAG GCTAACAACAGAAAAGTGTTCGGTAATCACTCATTTCACCCCAATCAAAGAGAGGTGATCAATGCTACAATGAGTGGTTGTGATGTCTTTGTTTTAATGCCAACTGGTGGTGGAAAGAGTTTGACATACCAG GCAAACATTCCTGCTACTTATCTTGGTGCCAATATTGAATGGGCTGAACAACAGGATATTTTTCGGGAAGTGATGTCTGATGTTTGCAAATACAAATTGCAGTATGTCACTCCAGAAAAAATTGCAAA TTGCAGCTATGGTGACATCCAAGGTAGGGAAATGCTATGCATTTACTGGCTTTGA